A window of the Tiliqua scincoides isolate rTilSci1 chromosome 5, rTilSci1.hap2, whole genome shotgun sequence genome harbors these coding sequences:
- the LOC136652712 gene encoding olfactory receptor 13H1-like has protein sequence MNETEITEFVLIGFSGRPKTRMGLAAFITIMYLVTMIGNGLITLVVISEPRLHNPMYFFLCNLSIIDICLCTTSVPQAIANCLVDRPVMSFARCYTQMYAGIYFGSTECFLLAVMAYDRYVAISNPLHYSIVMNWRVCILLALATWTVAFLLAIVPCLANPFHVCGHNKINHISCELTAFMKLICSDMDVEQLIMYFTSTLIVLFPFCFILFSYLRIIVAILRIRSAGGRWKAFSTCGSHLAVVAVFFGNCIVTYIKPQSKDGQDSDKILSVVNGVVIPTLNPLIYTLRNQDVISALKRLIRKKL, from the coding sequence ATGAACGAGACAGAAATAACTGAATTTGTCCTCATTGGATTTTCTGGCCGACCAAAAACAAGAATGGGGTTGGCAGCTTTCATAACCATCATGTATTTGGTGACAATGATTGGTAATGGACTAATTACTTTGGTGGTCATATCTGAGCCCCGGCTCCACAatcccatgtactttttcctttgcAACCTATCCATCATTGATATCTGTCTCTGTACAACTTCTGTTCCACAAGCCATTGCCAACTGTTTGGTGGACAGGCCTGTCATGTCTTTTGCTAGGTGTTACACTCAAATGTACGCTGGCATATACTTTGGATCCACTGAATGTTTCCTCCTGGcagtcatggcttatgaccggtaTGTCGCCATCTCCAATCCACTACATTATAGCATTGTCATGAACTGGAGAGTTTGCATCCTCTTGGCTTTGGCGACCTGGACAGTTGCCTTCTTACTTGCTATAGTTCCCTGTCTTGCAAATCCATTCCACGTTTGTGGACATAATAAGATAAATCATATCTCTTGTGAGCTTACAGCCTTCATGAAGTTGATCTGTTCAGACATGGATGTGGAGCAATTGATCATGTATTTTACCAGTACTCTCATagtcctctttcccttctgcttcATTCTCTTTTCCTATTTACGCATCATTGTGGCCATTCTGAGAATCCGCTCAGCTGGtggcagatggaaagctttttctACCTGTGGATCTCACCTGGCTGTGGTAGCCGTGTTCTTTGGAAACTGTATAGTAACCTACATCAAACCTCAATCGAAAGACGGCCAAGATAGTGACAAAATTCTTTCAGTTGTTAATGGAGTAGTAATACCCACATTAAATCCTTTAATCTATACATTGAGAAACCAAGATGTGATATCTGCACTGAAACGATTGATAAGGAAGAAATTGTGA
- the LOC136652713 gene encoding olfactory receptor 13H1-like: MALAVFITIMYLVTMVANGLITLVVISEPRLHNPMYFFLCNLSIIDICLCTTSVPQAIANCLVDRPVMSFARCYTQMYAGIYFGSTECFLLAVMAYDRYVAISNPLHYTIVMNWRVCILLALGTWLLAFLLAIVPWLANQFHICGHNEINQISCELTAFMKLICSNMARSQLTMFLNSTAIVLFPFCFILFSYLRIIVAILRIHSAGGRWKAFSTGGSHLAVVAVFFGNCIVTYIKPQSKVSQDSDKILSVVNGVVIPTVNPLIYTLRNQDVKSGLKHLIMKKL, encoded by the coding sequence ATGGCGCTAGCGGTTTTCATAACCATCATGTATTTGGTGACTATGGTTGCAAATGGACTAATTACTTTGGTGGTCATATCTGAGCCCCGGCTCCACAatcccatgtactttttcctttgcAACCTATCCATCATTGATATCTGTCTCTGTACAACTTCTGTTCCACAAGCCATTGCCAACTGTTTGGTGGACAGGCCTGTCATGTCTTTTGCTAGGTGTTACACTCAAATGTATGCCGGTATATACTTTGGATCCACTGAATGTTTCCTCCTGGcagtcatggcttatgaccggtaTGTTGCCATCTCCAATCCACTACATTATACCATTGTCATGAACTGGAGAGTTTGCATCCTCTTGGCTTTGGGGACATGGCTTTTGGCCTTCTTACTTGCTATAGTTCCCTGGCTTGCAAACCAATTCCACATCTGTGGACATAATGAGATAAATCAGATCTCTTGTGAGCTCACGGCCTTCATGAAGTTGATCTGTTCAAACATGGCTAGGAGTCAGCTGACCATGTTTCTTAACAGTACTGCCATagtcctctttcccttctgcttcATTCTCTTTTCCTATTTACGCATCATTGTGGCCATTCTGAGAATCCACTCAGCTGGTGGCAGATGGAAAGCCTTTTCTACCGGTGGATCTCACCTGGCTGTGGTAGCCGTGTTCTTCGGAAACTGTATAGTCACCTACATCAAACCTCAATCAAAAGTCAGCCAGGATAGTGACAAAATTCTTTCAGTCGTTAATGGCGTAGTAATACCCACGGTAAATCCTTTAATCTATACATTGAGAAACCAAGATGTGAAATCTGGACTGAAACATCTGATAATGAAGAAATTGTGA
- the LOC136652714 gene encoding olfactory receptor 2A12-like — translation MNNTEITEFVLIGFSGRPKTRMGLAAFMTIMYLVTMIGNGLIVLVVIAEPRLHNPMYFFLCNLSIVDICLCSSSAPQSIANCFVDRPVMSFAMCYTQMFTGIYFGSTECFLLAVMAYDRYVAISNPLHYTIVMNWRVCILLALGTWLLAFLLAIVPWIANPAQVCEHNEIDHISCEFTAFMKLICSNMARSQLMLNLNSTAIVLFPFCFILFSYLRIIVAILRIHSAGGRWKAFSTCGSHLAVVAVFFGNCIFTYIKPQSKDSQDSDKLLSIFNGVVIPTLNPLIYTLRNQEVKSALKRLTRKKL, via the coding sequence ATGAACAACACCGAAATAACTGAATTTGTCCTCATTGGATTTTCTGGCCGACCAAAAACAAGGATGGGGTTAGCAGCTTTCATGACCATCATGTATTTGGTGACAATGATTGGCAATGGACTAATAGTCTTGGTGGTCATTGCTGAGCCCCGACTCCACaatcccatgtacttcttcctttgCAATCTATCCATTGTTGATATCTGTCTCTGTTCATCTTCTGCTCCTCAATCCATTGCCAACTGTTTTGTTGACAGGCCTGTCATGTCTTTTGCTATGTGTTATACTCAAATGTTCACTGGAATATACTTTGGATCCACTGAATGTTTCCTCCTGGcagtcatggcttatgaccggtaTGTCGCCATCTCCAATCCACTACATTATACCATTGTCATGAACTGGAGAGTTTGCATCCTCTTGGCTTTGGGGACATGGCTTTTGGCCTTTTTACTTGCTATAGTTCCCTGGATTGCAAACCCAGCCCAGGTCTGTGAACATAATGAGATAGATCATATCTCTTGTGAGTTCACTGCTTTCATGAAGCTGATCTGCTCAAACATGGCTAGAAGTCAGCTGATGTTGAATCTCAACAGTACTGCCATagtcctctttcccttctgcttcATTCTCTTTTCCTATTTACGCATCATTGTGGCCATTCTGAGAATCCACTCAGCTGGtggcagatggaaagctttttctACCTGTGGATCTCACCTGGCTGTGGTAGCCGTGTTCTTTGGAAACTGTATATTCACCTACATCAAACCTCAATCAAAAGATAGCCAGGATAGTGATAAACTTCTTTCCATATTTAATGGAGTAGTAATACCCACATTAAATCCTTTAATCTATACATTGAGAAACCAGGAAGTGAAATCTGCACTTAAACGACTGACAAGGAAGAAATTGTGA
- the LOC136652716 gene encoding olfactory receptor 13H1-like, producing the protein LAIIDICLSTSAFPQSIGNCLVERPTMTFARCYTQMYVEIYLGSTECFLLTVMAYDRYVAISRPLRYTIIMSWRVCILFSVVTLTVAFLFVIVPCVAKPVRFCGHNKVDHFACELTALMKLVCSDMVVSQLTMYFTSSVTVLFPFSFILFSYLCIIVAILRIHSAGGRLKAFSTCGSHLVVVLVFYGISIATYIKPQSKDSQDADKITYVITTGVVPMLNPLIYTLRNQEVKQALKRLKEKKL; encoded by the coding sequence TTGGCCATCATTGATATCTGTCTTTCTACGTCTGCATTTCCACAATCCATTGGCAACTGCCTGGTGGAGAGACCCACCATGACTTTTGCTAGGTGTTATACACAAATGTATGTTGAAATATACCTTGGATCAACTGAATGTTTCCTATTGAcagtcatggcttatgaccgatATGTTGCCATCTCCAGACCACTACGTTATACTATCATTATGAGCTGGAGAGTTTGCATCCTATTTTCTGTTGTGACATTGACAGTTGCCTTCTTATTTGTGATTGTACCCTGTGTTGCAAAACCAGTCCGCTTCTGTGGACATAACAAGGTAGACCATTTTGCTTGTGAGCTCACAGCACTCATGAAGTTGGTGTGCTCGGACATGGTCGTGAGCCAACTGACTATGTATTTCACCAGCAGTGTCACAgtgctctttcccttctccttcaTCCTCTTTTCCTACCTTTGTATAATTGTGGCCATTCTGAGAATTCACTCAGCTGGTGGAAGACTGAAAGCTTTCTCAACATGTGGGTCTCACCTGGTTGTagtgctagttttctatgggATCTCTATAGCCACATATATAAAACCTCAGTCAAAAGATAGCCAGGATGCTGACAAAATTACATATGTAATTACTACAGGTGTGGTACCCATGTTGAATCCTTTAATCTATACGCTGAGAAACCAGGAAGTGAAACAGGCACTTAAGCGCCTGAAAGAGAAGAAATTGTGA
- the LOC136652717 gene encoding olfactory receptor 13H1-like, translating to MNNTEITEFVLIGFSGRPKTRMGLAAFMTIMYLVTMIGNGLIVLVVIAEPRLHNPMYFFLCNLSIVDICLCSSSAPQSIANCFVDRPVMSFAMCYTQMFIGIYFGSTECFLLAVMAYDRYIAISNPLHYTIVMNWRVCILLALGTWLLAFLFAIVPWIANPAQVCEHNEIDHISCELTAFMKLICSNMAGSQLMLNLNSTAIVLFPFCFILFSYLRIIVAILRIHSAGGRWKAFSTCGSHLAVVAVFYGDCIFTYIKPQSKDRQDSDKLLSIFNGVVIPTLNPLIYTLRNQEVKSALKRLTRKKL from the coding sequence ATGAACAACACCGAAATAACTGAATTTGTCCTCATTGGATTTTCTGGCCGACCAAAAACAAGGATGGGGTTAGCAGCTTTCATGACCATCATGTATTTGGTGACAATGATTGGCAATGGACTAATTGTCTTGGTGGTCATTGCTGAGCCCCGACTCCACaatcccatgtacttcttcctttgCAATCTATCCATTGTTGATATCTGTCTCTGTTCATCTTCTGCTCCTCAATCCATTGCCAACTGTTTTGTTGACAGGCCTGTCATGTCTTTTGCTATGTGTTATACTCAAATGTTCATTGGAATATACTTTGGATCCACTGAATGTTTCCTCCTGGcagtcatggcttatgaccggtaCATTGCCATCTCCAATCCACTACATTATACCATTGTCATGAACTGGAGAGTTTGCATCCTCTTGGCTTTGGGGACATGGCTTTTGGCCTTCTTATTTGCTATAGTTCCCTGGATTGCAAACCCAGCCCAGGTCTGTGAACATAATGAGATAGATCATATCTCTTGTGAGCTCACCGCTTTCATGAAGCTGATCTGCTCAAACATGGCTGGGAGTCAGCTGATGTTGAATCTCAACAGTACTGCCATagtcctctttcccttctgcttcATTCTCTTTTCCTATTTACGCATCATTGTGGCCATTCTGAGAATCCACTCAGCTGGtggcagatggaaagctttttctACCTGTGGATCTCACCTGGCTGTGGTAGCCGTGTTCTATGGAGACTGTATATTCACCTACATCAAACCTCAATCAAAAGATCGCCAGGATAGTGATAAACTTCTTTCTATATTTAATGGAGTAGTAATACCCACATTAAATCCTTTAATCTATACATTGAGAAACCAGGAAGTGAAATCTGCACTTAAACGACTGACAAGGAAGAAATTGTGA